The DNA segment GAAGCGAGCGAAAGAAAACGCGGTGGATCGCGGGTAGGTGGGAACGTGAGACGGGCTACTGTACGGCGTTCGACGCTACTTCGATCCGCGTCTCGATCTCGCGGAGCCCCTTGAGGATCTCGCGGCGGAGGTAGACGCGGCTGTGAACGCGCTGATCGGGCGTCGCGGTAGCGTCTTCAGCGAGAGCGCGGAGGTTCGCTACAACGGGGCGTAGGAGCGCCGCGTAGGCCGCTAGAGCCGCGGGATCGCTCGTCTCGACCGCGGCGCGTATTCTTTCCCTTTCCCTGACGCGTGAACGTGTCATGCTGCCCTCCCGATGATCGGCGCGGTGACGATGACCTTTCCGCCTAAAAGGACCTCTACGGGTACTCCCGCGACCGCGGCGAGACGGATCGCGAAGGTCCCCGTAGGCGGCGTTCTGTTCGGGTTCACGAGGCGTCGGAGCGTGTTCGCGGAGATCCCGATCTTCGCGGCGAGTACGTGGAAGCTCCCGAACGCGCGCTTCATCTTCCTGAGCGCGACGCGTACGGCGCGGACCTCATCAGGCGAGAGCTTCAACGCGTCGGAACGTCGACGGCGCTTGATCGGGTCGGGAGGACAAGGAAGGGCCGGGACGTCAGTCGATCGATTGACGCGGAAATGGAGACGTTTTCTTGTCCGAATTCGTTCGGAGGTTCTAAAGCGTTCATCGGGTATCTCTCGTTTTCAGGAACGGGGTATCAAGTCGCCTCGGTAGCG comes from the Polyangiaceae bacterium genome and includes:
- a CDS encoding helix-turn-helix transcriptional regulator, encoding MKLSPDEVRAVRVALRKMKRAFGSFHVLAAKIGISANTLRRLVNPNRTPPTGTFAIRLAAVAGVPVEVLLGGKVIVTAPIIGRAA